Genomic window (Streptomyces sp. RerS4):
GGAGCGACGCCCGGCGAGCAACGGGTGGACGGCGGAGGCGGTGAAGTAGGCGGGCGAGGTGGCCCCCAGCCCGTGGAGATACACGCGGGACGGCTGCACGCCGGGCAGCTCGATCCAGCGGATCCGGTCACCTCGCGGCGTCACGACGGCATTGTGCATGGTGTCTTGATCCCCCTTGGTGTGGTGTGGAGCATTCCTCGGTCGGGCGTGCGGGCCGCGAGGGGCCTCGTCTACGCTCGTCTGATGATCGCTGACATGCGCGAACTCGACGCCGCCGCCCCGCGGATCGGTATCCGGCCGACGGCCGGTGCCGTGACCGTGTGGACGTTGGACACCACCCTGCGGCGGGTCGGCGGTCACGAGATCGACGGGGCCGAGGCGTTGCTCGACCCCGCCGAGCGGGAGCGGGCCGGGCGGCTGGTGCGGGAGGGCGACCGACGCAGGTACCTCGCCTCGCACCTGGCGTTGCGCGTGCTGCTGGGCGGCTACCTGGGGGTGGCGCCGCAGGAGGTGGAGCTGATCCGGGAGGACTGCCCGTGTTGTGGCGGCCCGCACGGCCGGCCCGCCGTGGGCGGGGTCGGGGCGAAGGCCGGGCTGCACTTCTCGCTGTCGCACAGCGACAACCGGGCGTACCTGGCGTTCGCCGTGGTGCCGGTGGGCGTGGACGTGGAGGGGGTGCCGAGCGCGGCGGCGGTGGCCGACGTGCTGGGCACCCTGCATCCGGCGGAGACGGCCGAGCTCACCGCCGTCCCGGCGGCGGAGCGGCCCGGCGCGCTGGCCCGGGTGTGGGCCCGTAAGGAGGCCTGCCTCAAGGCCACGGGCACGGGGCTGGCCCTCGGCGTGGCCGAGCCGTACGTCGGCGCGGCCACCACCCCCGCGTCCGTACCGGGCTGGACCCTGCACGACCTCCCGGCCCCCGACGGCTACGCCGCAGCCCTGGCCGTCCGCACCGGCTGAGCCGGCCGGACGGCGTGGCGCCGCCCGGCCGGGGTGGCGCCGGGCCGGATTCGCCGCGTTCGTACGTCGTGTTCGATCCGGCATGTTCTCGTCCTCGCAGGATCTACGCTCGCCCGCATGGACATCCGCCCCGCCCGTACACCCGCCGAACTCCAGGCCGCCGAAGGGCTCTTCGACGGGCCCGCGCGCCCGGAGTGGTCCGCGCGCTTCCTCGGCTCCCCCGGGCACGTGATGCTGATCGCCTACGTGGACGGCGTGCCCGCCGGCATGGTGTCCGGCGTCGAGATGACCCACCCCGACAAGGGCACCGAGATGTGCCTCTACGAGCTCTCCGTCGACGAGGGCCATCGGCGGCGCGGCATCGGCCGCGCTCTGACGCGGGCCCTGGTCGACGAGGCCAAGGCGCGCGGCTGCTACGGCATGTGGGTGGGCGTCGACACCGACAACGAGCCCGCACTCGGCACGTACGACGCGGCCGGCGCCGAGGACGAGGGCCTGTTCGTCATGCGCGGCTGGAACCTCAACCCGTAGATCCGTGGCCCCCGGCCCCGCACCCCTTCGGCGGCGTGTCGTGGGGCCACTCGGCGCATCCTCCGCGCGCCACCCCGGGCGCTGACCCAGCATCAGCCGCATGACCCCACCGACAACACTGACCACACTGCTCCCGGCCGCCGTCCTCCTCGCGGCGGCCACCGTCATGCCCGCGCACCCCGCCCGAGCCGACGCCGCCACCACCGCCCCCTACGTCGTCGTCCTCAAGAACGCCACCTCCCGCGCCCCCACCCGCGCCCTGGCCGCCGAGGCCGCGGACGCCGGGGACCAGGTCGGAGCGGTCTACGACGCCGCCCTCAGCGGCTTCGCCGTACGCACCACCGCGGCCCGCGCCGCCGTGCTCGCCGCCGACCCCCGGGTGGCGTCGGTGGAGCCGGACACCCGGTTCCGGATCTCCGACACCACCGTGACCCAGCGCCCCGCGCCCTGGGCGCTGGACCGGCTCGACCAGCGCAAGCTGCCGCTCGACGGCTCGTACGCGTACGGCTCGAAGGGCGAGGGCGTCACCGTCTACGTCATCGACACCGGCATCAACACGCTCCACCGGGAGTTCGGCGGTCGCGCCCGCTTCGGCTACAACGCGGTGTTCCTGCAGAGCAAGACCGACTGCAACGGCCACGGCACGCACGTCGCCGGAACCGTGGGCGGGGCGACGTACGGGGTCGCGAAGGGGGTGTCCCTCGTCGGGGTGAAGGTCGCCGACTGCCGGGGCGACGGCAGCCTGTCGGCCATCCTCAAGGGCATCGACTGGATGGTGAAGGACGTGGCGCGGGGCGCCCGCCGGCCCGGTGCCGGCCCCGTCGTCGCGAACATGAGCATGGGCGGTACCCGTAGCCGCGCCATGGACGCGGCGGTCGCGCGCGCCGTGGCCTCCGGGATCACCTTCACCGTGGCCGCCGGCAACGCGGGCAAGGACGCCTGCGTCGGATCTCCGTCGAACGTCCCGCAGGCCATCACCGTCGGCGCGACCGACTCCGCCGATCGCCACCCGGCCTTTTCCAACCACGGCCGCTGCGTGGACCTTTCGGCGCCGGGCGTGTCGGTGACCTCGGCCTGGAAGGGTTCCACCACCGCCCTCGCGCGGGCCTCCGGCACCTCGATGGCCGCCCCGCACGTCGCCGGGGCCGCCGCGCTGGTCCTGGCCGCCGGCACGGCCCGTACGCCGGACCAGGTGGGCCGCGTCCTGCTCGGCGCCGCCCTCGCGAACCGGATCACCGGCCTCCCGGCGGGTACGCCGAACCGGCTCCTGCACCTCCCGGCGAAAACCCCGCCGACGCCGACACCGACACCGACGCCCACGCCGACTCCGACTCCGACTCCGACACCCACGCCGATGCCCTGAACCCACCGCACCACCTCACCGACCAGTCGGTATCCGATGTCCCATCAGACCGGTTCTGATGGGACATCAATGTGTGTGCGCTTCCGACGAAAGCAAGCCATTGACTTCTTCTCACGGCGACGCGTCAATGACGGCCATCCGCACCGGCTCGGCCTCCCCGCACAGCGGGTGGGGGGAGGGGTTCGTCTGACGAAGGAGTCGCGACCCAGTGAGTACAACGTTCCGACGAAGAGTTCTGGCCGGGGCGGGCGCGCTTTCCCTGGCGTTGACGGGCGGCGTCGTGGCCCTGACGGGGACGGCGCAGGCCGCGACCAAGACCACCCCGGTCCCCGTCAAGTGCGTCGCCCCCGCGCCCCAGCCGGGCGCCAACGGCACCCAGGACTACACCGTCACGGTGCCGGACACCGCCAAGGCCGGTCAGACCGTGCCGATCACCATCGACCCGGGCGAGACCCCCGTCGTCCCGATGTTCACCATCGACACGGTCAACACCATCAAGGCGAAGCTGCTGGTCGGCGGCGTCGCCCAGACGGTCACCAGCCCGGCCGTGCCGAGTCGTCAGGAAGCCGGCAAGAAGGCCGACCCGCCCGCCTTCAGCGGCTCGATCACCGTCCCCGACGGCACCGAGGGCACGACCGTCCAGATCACCATCGATCAGGTGATCACGGACGCGGACCTCGGCGGCACGATCTACACCACCACCTGTACGCCGGACCCGCGCCCGAGCGCCTCCGTCGGCTCCCTCGCCGTCGAGGCCCTCCCGAAGGACCCGATCACCACCAGGCTGACGCCCAACAGCGGCAAGGCGGGCACCGCCGTCGTCGCCACCGGCGCCAACTTCCCGGCCGGACCCGTCACCTGCTCGGCCACCCTCGCGGGCACGGCGACCGGTGACGTCGGCACCGGCACGGCGGACGCGTCCGGCGCCGCCACCTGCAACATCACCGTCACCAAGAAGGCCGACGCCATCAAGATCGACGGTTCGGTGCCCCCGGCCAAGGCCTTCGTGTTCGTCGAGGAGCAGGCGGGCGTGAAGAACCCGGTGGACATCGACGTGCTGCCCGGACCGCTGACCCTCGGCCCGAAGGACGGCCAGCCGGCTGTCAGCTTCGGCGCGGTGACCATCAACGGCAAGGCGCAGTCGGTCTTCGGGGCGTTCCACGCCGCCACCGTCCAGGACTTCCGCGGCGGCAGCCTCGGCTGGGACGTGACGGCGACCCGTACGCCGTTCCTGAACGCGGCCACCGGCCACTCGATGGCCAAGGCGCAGCTCGGCATCCAGCCGTCCTGCACCGTGACCAACCCGGACAGCCCGAGCACCTGCACCGCCGGGGCCCCGGGCGCGATCACGGACACCCCGATGAAGGTCGCCTCGCAGGCGGCCGGCGGCGAGGAGCTGACCGGCGGCGAGTTCGCCGTGGGCGGCGCGGCGATGATCCAGCTGCCGCCGTTCATGTTCGCCGACACCTACCAGTCGGTCGTGACCTTCTCGATCGCCTGACCAGGTCGTAAACCGGTCCCCGGTCCCCGGTCCCCGATCCGGGGTGGCGCGGCGCCGCGGCGTCGCGCCACCTTCCGCCGTCCGCCGCCCCTGGAGATGCCCACCCATGCGCATCCGCACCCCGCACGCCGCCCGCGCCGGCCGGCTCGGCGCCCGGTTCGGCGCCGTCCTGGCCGCCGTCTGCGGCCTCGCCTCGGCCCTTCTCCTCCCGGTCGCCGTCGCCCCCGCCGCCTCCGCCGCCGACAACGGCACGTGGGGGGTCTTCCCCACTCCCCCGGCCGGCGCCGCGATGACCGACCGGGCCTACTTCTTCCACCAGGGGCCCGCCGGGACGACGGTCGGCGACAGTGCGACGATCCTGAACTCCTCCGACAGGGAGTTGACGTTCCAGGTCTTCGCCACCGACGCGACGAACACCCCCTCGGGCGGCGCCTTCGCGCTGCTGCCCGTCGAGACGAAGCCGAAGGACCTCGGCGCCTGGGTCACCCTGGCGCCCGAGACGGCGACGACCGTCACCGTCCCGCCGAAGGGCCGCAAGGACATCCCCTTCACCGTGAAGGTCCCGGCGGACGCGACCCCGGGCGACCACGTCGGCGGGATCGTCGCGCTGAACACGGCCGTCGAGGGCGTACGGCAGGACGGCAAGGTGCAGGTCGGGGTGAAGCGTTCGGTGGGCGCCCGCCTGTACTTCCGGGTGCCGGGGCCGCTGACGCCGGGGCTGAGCGTGGAGGACGTCCGCGTCCGTCGGGGTGCGCCGCTGCTGCCGTGGACGAAGGACGCGCGCACCGCCGTCACGTACACCCTGGTCAACCGGGGCAACGTGGTGATCGAGCCCCGGGTGGCGTTCTCCGCCGAAGGGCTGTTCGGGCGGCGCGTGTGGGATCGGCCGGCCCGCGACCTGAAGCTGGTCCTGCTGCCCGGTCAGCGGATCGTGCTGAGCGAACCGTGGCAGGACGGCCCGCAGCTGGACTGGGTGACCGTAGACGTCACGGCGAGCGCCGCCGCCCACCCCGACCTGGACGCCACCTCCTCCACCGACCTCCTCGCCGCCCCCTGGCCCGCCCTGGGCATCCTCCTCGCCCTGACCGGCGCGACCCTGGCCGCACGAGCCCTCCACCGCCGCCGCCGAACCCCCCTGAAGCCCGACGCTCCCACCCCTGCCCTGGCCCCCGCCCCCTGACGGACAGCAGGAACCCCCGGCCGGTGAGGGTGGGCCGGGGGTTCCTGCCGTTCGGGGTGCCGTTCCGGGTTGGGTGTCAGTGGTTGCGGGGGAAGCCCAGGTCCACGCCGGCCGGGGCGTCGGCCGGGTCGGGCCAGCGGGTGGTGACGACCTTGCCGCGCGTGTAGAAGTGGATGCCGTCGTTGCCGTAGATGTGGTGGTCGCCGAAGAGCGAGTCCTTCCAGCCACCGAAGGAGTGGTAGCCCACCGGCACCGGGATCGGCACGTTGACGCCGACCATGCCCGCCTGGATCTCCAGCTGGAAGCGGCGGGCCGCGCCGCCGTCGCGGGTGAAGATCGCGGTGCCGTTGCCGAACGGCGAGGCGTTGATGAGGGCCACGCCCTCCTCGTAGGTCTCGGTGCGCAGGACGCACAGCACCGGGCCGAAGATCTCGTCGCGGTAGGCGTCGGAGTCGGTCTTGACGTTGTCCAGCAGCGACAGGCCGATCCAGTGGCCGTTCTCGTTGCCCTCGACGGTGTAGCCGGTGCCGTCCAGGACCACGTCGGCGCCCTGGGCGGCGGCGCCCTTGACGTAGGAGGCGACCTTGTCGCGGTGGGCGGCGGTGATCAGCGGGCCCATCTCGGAGGTCGGGTCGTTGCCGGGGCCGATCTTGATCTTCTCGGCGCGCTCGCGGATCTTCTCGACCAGCTCGTCGGCGATGGAGCCGACGGCGACGACCGCCGAGATGGCCATGCAGCGCTCGCCGGCCGAGCCGTAGGCGGCGGAGACGGCCGCGTCGGCGGCGGCGTCCAGGTCGGCGTCCGGGAGGACCAGCATGTGGTTCTTGGCGCCGCCCAGGGCCTGGACGCGCTTGCCGTTGGCGGAGGCGGTGGTGTGGATGTGGCGGGCGATCGGGGTGGAGCCGACGAAGGAGACGGCCGCGATGTCGGGGTGCGCGAGGAGGGCGTCGACGGCGACCTTGTCACCGTGGACGACGTTGAGCACGCCCGCCGGCAGACCGGCCTCGCCCATCAGCTCGGCCAGCTTGTTGGCGGCCGACGGGTCCTTCTCGCTCGGCTTGAGGATGAAGGTGTTGCCGCAGGCCACGGCCAGCGGGAACATCCACATCGGCACCATCGCCGGGAAGTTGAACGGAGTGATGCCCGCGACCACGCCGAGCGGCTGGCGGATCGAGGAGACGTCCACCCGGTTGGAGACGGACGTCGACAGCTCGCCCTTGAGCTGCGTGGTGATGCCGCAGGCCAGCTCGACGATCTCCAGGCCGCGCGCGACCTCGCCCAGCGCGTCCGAGTGCACCTTGCCGTGCTCGGCGACGATCAGTTCGGCGATCTCGTCGCGGTGGGCGTCCAGCAGCGCGCGGTAGGCGAAGAGCACCTTCGTACGGGCGGCCAGCGAGGACTGGCCCCAGGTCAGGAACGCCTCCTTGGCGACCCGGACCGCCGCGTCGACCTCCTCGGCCGAGGCGAGCGCGACCCGCGTGGTGACCTCACCCGTCGCCGGGTCGGTGACCGGGCCGAAGTTGCCCGACGCGCCCTCGACGGTCTTGCCACCGATCCAGTGGTTGACGGTCTTCATTGTGCTGCTCCTTCACAGATGGCGACGTCGCTGCGCGGCTTGCCGGTCGTACTCGTCACGGGCTCGGGCCGCCGACGCACGGGTCGCGGTCTCGGCCACGGGAACATCCCACCACGCCTGTGCCGGGGGTGGGCCCGACACAGTGTCGGGTGTTCGGGTCTGCGCGTAGACACATGTGGGACGGTCCGCCTCGCGCGCCTCGGCGAGGGCTTTCCGCAGGTCACCGATGGTGCGGGTGCAGATCACGGCCATCCCGAGGGAGGCCGCGTTGGCCGCGAGGTCCACCGGAAGGGGGTCGCCGGTGTACGCGCCGTCGGGCGCCCGGAAGCGGTACGCCGTGCCGAAGCCCTCGCCGCCCACCGCGTCCGACAGGCCGCCGATGGAGGCGTAGCCGTGGTTGTCGAGGATCACCAGCCGGATCGGGACGCCCTCCTGGACGGCGGTGACGATCTCGGTGGGGTTCATCAGGTACGTCCCGTCGCCGACCAGCGCCCACACCGGGCGGCCGGGGGCGGCGAGGGCGACGCCGATCGCGGCGGGGATCTCGTAGCCCATGCAGGAGTAGCCGTACTCCAGGTGGTACTGGTCGACGGAGCGGGCCCGCCACAGTTTGTGCAGGTCGCCGGGGAGGGACCCGGCCGCGTTGACGAGGATGTCGGAGCCGTCGACGAGTCCGTCGAGCAGGCCGACGACCTGGGCCTGGGTGGGCGGCCGGTCCTCGTCGCCGGAGGGTACGGCGAAGGCCGCCCGGACGCGGGCCTCCCAGTCCGCCTTCGCGGCGGTGTACGCCGCCTCGTACGCGGGGTCCACCCGGTACCCGGCGACGGCCTCCCGCAGCTCGGCCAGGGTCTCGCGGGCGTCGCCGACCAGCGGGCGGGCGGCGAGCTTGTGGGCGTCGTACGGGTCCAGGTTGAGGCCGACGAAGCGGACGGCCGGGTTCTGGAACAGGGTCGCGGAGGCGGTGGTGAAGTCGGTGAGCCGGGTCCCGGCGGCGATGACCAGGTCGGCCTGGCGGGCCAGCGCGTCGGCGGTGGCGGTGCCGGTGTGGCCGACGCCGCCGACCTCGGCGGGGTGGTCGTACGGCAGGACGCCCTTGCCCGCCTGGGTGGTGGCCACGGGGATCCCGGTGGCTTCGGCGAAGGCCGCGAGGCCCGGCTGCGCGGCGCTGTGCCGGATGCCGCCGCCGGCGATGATCAGCGGGCGGGCCGAGGCCCGTACCGCTTCGGCGGCGGCGGCCAGTTCGGCGCGGTCGGGGCGCGGGCGGCGCACCGTCCACACCCGGTCGGCGAAGAACTCCGCCGGCCAGTCGTACGCCTCGGCCTGCACGTCCTGCGGCAGCGCGAGGGTGACGGCCCCGGTCGCCACCGGGTCGGTGAGCACCCGCATGGCCTGGAGGGCGGCGGGGATCAGGGCCTCGGGGCGGGTGATCCGGTCGAAGAAGCGGGAGACGGGCCGCAGGGTGTCGTTGACGGACACGTCGCCCGCGTACGGGACTTCGAGCTGTTGCAGCACCGGGTCGGCCGGGCGGGTCGCGAAGGTGTCGCCGGGCAGCAGCAGGACCGGGATCCGGTTGACGGTGGCGAGGGCGGCGCCGGTGACGAGGTTGGTCGCGCCGGGGCCGATGGAGGTGGTCACGGCGTGGGCGGAGAGCCGGCCGCGCTGGCGGGCGTAGCCGACGGCGGCGTGCACCATGGCCTGTTCGTTGCGGCCCTGGAGGAAGGGCATGGCCTCCGGGCCGCTCTCCAGCAGGGCCTGCCCGATCCCGGCGACGTTGCCGTGGCCGAAGATGCCCCAGGTGGCGGCGATCAGCCGGGCGCGCCGGCCGTCGCGCTCGGTGTACTGGGCGGCCAGGAACCGTACGAGGGCCTGGGCGACGGTGAGCCTCACGGGTCCTTCCTCTCGGTGGCGGTGGCGGTGGCGGTGTGCGGCGCCCCGGACGGGAACGGCAGTCGGGGGTCGACGGCCTGATCGGGCCAGGTGGCGCGGATCCAGCCGTGGTCGGGGTGGTCGCGGATGAGCCACTCGCGGGGCGGACCGGCGGGGCCGGCCATCACGTTGAGGTAGTACATGTCGTGGCCCGGGGCGGCGATGGAGGGGCCGTGCCAGCCGTCCGGGATGAGGACGGTGTCGCCGGTGCGCACCTCGGCGAGGACGTCGGTTCGGCCGGTCGGGGAGGGGCTGACGCGCTGGTAGCCGAGGCCGGGGATGCCGTCGTGCGGGGCGATCTCGTAGTAGTAGATCTCCTCCAGTCGGGATTCCTCGCCCGGATGGTGCTCGTCGTGCTTGTGGGGCGGGTACGAGGACCAGTTCCCGCCGGGGGTGAGCACCTCGACGGCGATGAGCCGGTCGCAGGGGAAGGCGTCGGCGGCGGCGAAGTTGTGGACCTGACGGGAGCACTGGCCGGCGCCGCGCAGCTCGACGGGGACCGCGCCGGCGGGCCCGTACCGTGCGGGCAGCCGCCGCGTGCAGCGCGCCCCGGCGAGCGCGAAGCGCCCCCCGCCGTCGGAGATGACCTCGCCCCGCGCGTCTCGCGGCAGATAGACGAAGTCCCCGGCCCCTCGAACACGGACCCCCGCCCCCGCACCTCGAACTCCACCCACCCCACAGCCCCACCGGACGCCGCGTCCGGCCCAGCCGGATGGCAGCGCACGCGGCAGGCGCCCGTGAGGGGGAGGACGATCCACTCCGCGTCCCCGCACGGGAAGGCGTACGTCTCGCCCGGCGCGAGGTCCAGGATCCGCAGTCGGGTGAACTCCATGCCCGTCTCAGACACCACCGGCACCCGCCAGCACCTCCTCCACCTCGGCCGCGAACGGCATCGCCGTCGAACACGCCAGCCGCGAGGCGACGATGGCCCCCGCCGCGTTGGCGTGGCGCAGCGTCCGTTCCAACTCCCAGCCCGCGAGGAGCCCGTGGCACAGCGCGCCCCCGAACGCGTCGCCCGCGCCGAGCCCGTTGACCACGGTGACCGGCACGGGCGGGACCTCCACCGTCGTTCCGTCCCGGTGCGCGGCCAGCACGCCCAGCGGGCCCCGTTTGACGACGGCCAGTTCCACCCCCGCGGCGAGCAGGGCCCGCGCCGCCGCGTACGGTTCGCTCTCGCCGGTGGCGACGGCGCATTCCTCCGCGTTCCCGACGGCCACCGTCGCGAGGCGCAGCGCCCGCTCGTACCAGGGCCGCGCCGGCTCGTCCGCGTCCCACAGCATCGGCCGCCAGTCCAGGTCGAAGACGGTGATCCCGGCCTTCGAGCGGGCCTCCAGCGCGGCCAGGGTCGCGCTGCGGCTCGGCTCGACGCTCAGCCCCGTACCCGTCATCCAGAACACCCGCGCGGCCCGCACCGCCTCCAGGTCCACCTCGTCGGGCCGGATCTCCGAATCCGGCGCCTTCGGCTGCCGGTAGAAGTAGAGCGGGAAGTGGTCCGGCGGGAAGACCTCGCAGAACGTCAGCGGCGTCGGGAGGCCCGCCACCTCCCCCGCCCACCGGTCGTCGACGCCGAAAGCCCGCAGTTCGGCCCGCAGGTACGCCCCGAAGGGGTCCGCGCCGGTCCGCGTGATGACGGCCGTACGCCGTCCCAGCCGCGCGGCCGCGACGGCCACGTTCGTCGGCGAACCACCCAGGAACTTCCCGAAGGTGTCCGCTTCCGCGAGCGGTACGCCCGTCTTCAGCGGGTAGAGATCCACCCCGATCCGCCCCATCGTGATCAGGTCGTACGGGTCGTCCCCGCCGTACGCGGACCCGTACGCGGACCCGTCCCCGTTGGTCACAGCCGGCTCTCCTCCCACTCGTCTCTCCCCGTCCCCTCGAACCTCGGCCGTCGAACCTCGATCGTCGAACCTCGCACCCTAAGGTGGCCCCCATGACCTCCTCCCCGCCCGCGTTGACCCGTATCCGTGTCGGTTCGGCTCCGGACTCCTGGGGTGTCTGGTTCCCGGAGGATCCCCGGCAGACGCCCTGGGAGCGCTTCCTCGACGAGGTCGCGGACGCCGGGTACGAGTGGATCGAACTCGGTCCCTACGGCTACCTGCCCACCGATCCGGCCCGGCTCGCGGACGAGACCGCGAAGCGCGGGCTGCGGGTGTCGGCGGGCACCGTCTTCACCGGACTCCATCACGGGCCCGCCGTCTGGGAGCAGACCTGGGAGCACGTGTCGCGGATCGCCGCGCTGACGCGGGCGATGGGCGCGGACCGGCTGGTGGTCATCCCCTCCTTCTGGCGGGACGACAAGACGGGCGAGGTACTGGAGGACCGCGAGCTGACGCCGGCACAATGGCGCGATCTCGCCGCCCAGACCGAACGGTTGGGACGGGAGGTGCGCGAGCGCCACGGATTGCGGATCGTCGTCCACCCGCACGCCGACACCCACATCGACACCCCGCGCCACGTGGCCCGCTTCCTGGACGCCACCGATCCGGAGCTGGTGTCACTGTGCCTGGACACCGGGCATTACGCGTACTGCGGCGGGGACAGCGTCGAGGCGATCGAGACGTTCGGAGAGCGGATCGGCTACCTCCACCTCAAGCAGGTGGACCCGCGGATCCTCGCCGAGGTGGTGGCGGACGGCGTTCCGTTCGGCCCGGCCGTGGCGCGCGGGGTGATGTGCGAGCCGCCCGCCGGGGTGCCCGCGCTGGAGCCGGTCCTGGCGGCGGCGCAGCGGCTCGGGGTGGAGCTGTTCGCGATCGTGGAGCAGGACATGTACCCGTGTCCGCCCGACCGGCCGCTGCCCATCGCCCGGCGCACCCGCGCGTACCTGCGCTCCTGCGGCGCCCGCTGAAGACGAGGACGTGGACGTGAGCGTGACCCGCGTGAGCCTGGAGAGACGAGGACAGACATGAGCCTGCTCGGCATCGCCGTCATCGGTACCGGGAAGATGGGCGCCGACCACGTGCGGCGGATCGGCGACACCGTCGGCGGGGCGCGGGTGGTGGCCGTGGCCGATCCGGACGGGGAGCGCGTCAAGGAGGTCGCGGCGGGTCTGGAGGGCGCGGGCGCGTTCACGGACCCGGCGGCGGCGATAGCGGCCCCCGGGGTGGACGCCGTGCTGATCGCCTCCCCCGGACCCGCCCATGAGGAAGCGATCCTGCACGCCCTGCGCCACGAGCTGCCCGTGCTGTGCGAGAAGCCGCTGACCCCGGATCCGGAGGGGGCGCTGCGGATCCTGGAGGCGGAGC
Coding sequences:
- a CDS encoding 4'-phosphopantetheinyl transferase superfamily protein; translated protein: MIADMRELDAAAPRIGIRPTAGAVTVWTLDTTLRRVGGHEIDGAEALLDPAERERAGRLVREGDRRRYLASHLALRVLLGGYLGVAPQEVELIREDCPCCGGPHGRPAVGGVGAKAGLHFSLSHSDNRAYLAFAVVPVGVDVEGVPSAAAVADVLGTLHPAETAELTAVPAAERPGALARVWARKEACLKATGTGLALGVAEPYVGAATTPASVPGWTLHDLPAPDGYAAALAVRTG
- a CDS encoding DUF916 domain-containing protein, with product MRIRTPHAARAGRLGARFGAVLAAVCGLASALLLPVAVAPAASAADNGTWGVFPTPPAGAAMTDRAYFFHQGPAGTTVGDSATILNSSDRELTFQVFATDATNTPSGGAFALLPVETKPKDLGAWVTLAPETATTVTVPPKGRKDIPFTVKVPADATPGDHVGGIVALNTAVEGVRQDGKVQVGVKRSVGARLYFRVPGPLTPGLSVEDVRVRRGAPLLPWTKDARTAVTYTLVNRGNVVIEPRVAFSAEGLFGRRVWDRPARDLKLVLLPGQRIVLSEPWQDGPQLDWVTVDVTASAAAHPDLDATSSTDLLAAPWPALGILLALTGATLAARALHRRRRTPLKPDAPTPALAPAP
- a CDS encoding GNAT family N-acetyltransferase, with the translated sequence MDIRPARTPAELQAAEGLFDGPARPEWSARFLGSPGHVMLIAYVDGVPAGMVSGVEMTHPDKGTEMCLYELSVDEGHRRRGIGRALTRALVDEAKARGCYGMWVGVDTDNEPALGTYDAAGAEDEGLFVMRGWNLNP
- a CDS encoding CoA-acylating methylmalonate-semialdehyde dehydrogenase gives rise to the protein MKTVNHWIGGKTVEGASGNFGPVTDPATGEVTTRVALASAEEVDAAVRVAKEAFLTWGQSSLAARTKVLFAYRALLDAHRDEIAELIVAEHGKVHSDALGEVARGLEIVELACGITTQLKGELSTSVSNRVDVSSIRQPLGVVAGITPFNFPAMVPMWMFPLAVACGNTFILKPSEKDPSAANKLAELMGEAGLPAGVLNVVHGDKVAVDALLAHPDIAAVSFVGSTPIARHIHTTASANGKRVQALGGAKNHMLVLPDADLDAAADAAVSAAYGSAGERCMAISAVVAVGSIADELVEKIRERAEKIKIGPGNDPTSEMGPLITAAHRDKVASYVKGAAAQGADVVLDGTGYTVEGNENGHWIGLSLLDNVKTDSDAYRDEIFGPVLCVLRTETYEEGVALINASPFGNGTAIFTRDGGAARRFQLEIQAGMVGVNVPIPVPVGYHSFGGWKDSLFGDHHIYGNDGIHFYTRGKVVTTRWPDPADAPAGVDLGFPRNH
- the iolC gene encoding 5-dehydro-2-deoxygluconokinase; its protein translation is MTNGDGSAYGSAYGGDDPYDLITMGRIGVDLYPLKTGVPLAEADTFGKFLGGSPTNVAVAAARLGRRTAVITRTGADPFGAYLRAELRAFGVDDRWAGEVAGLPTPLTFCEVFPPDHFPLYFYRQPKAPDSEIRPDEVDLEAVRAARVFWMTGTGLSVEPSRSATLAALEARSKAGITVFDLDWRPMLWDADEPARPWYERALRLATVAVGNAEECAVATGESEPYAAARALLAAGVELAVVKRGPLGVLAAHRDGTTVEVPPVPVTVVNGLGAGDAFGGALCHGLLAGWELERTLRHANAAGAIVASRLACSTAMPFAAEVEEVLAGAGGV
- the iolD gene encoding 3D-(3,5/4)-trihydroxycyclohexane-1,2-dione acylhydrolase (decyclizing), translated to MRLTVAQALVRFLAAQYTERDGRRARLIAATWGIFGHGNVAGIGQALLESGPEAMPFLQGRNEQAMVHAAVGYARQRGRLSAHAVTTSIGPGATNLVTGAALATVNRIPVLLLPGDTFATRPADPVLQQLEVPYAGDVSVNDTLRPVSRFFDRITRPEALIPAALQAMRVLTDPVATGAVTLALPQDVQAEAYDWPAEFFADRVWTVRRPRPDRAELAAAAEAVRASARPLIIAGGGIRHSAAQPGLAAFAEATGIPVATTQAGKGVLPYDHPAEVGGVGHTGTATADALARQADLVIAAGTRLTDFTTASATLFQNPAVRFVGLNLDPYDAHKLAARPLVGDARETLAELREAVAGYRVDPAYEAAYTAAKADWEARVRAAFAVPSGDEDRPPTQAQVVGLLDGLVDGSDILVNAAGSLPGDLHKLWRARSVDQYHLEYGYSCMGYEIPAAIGVALAAPGRPVWALVGDGTYLMNPTEIVTAVQEGVPIRLVILDNHGYASIGGLSDAVGGEGFGTAYRFRAPDGAYTGDPLPVDLAANAASLGMAVICTRTIGDLRKALAEAREADRPTCVYAQTRTPDTVSGPPPAQAWWDVPVAETATRASAARARDEYDRQAAQRRRHL
- a CDS encoding S8 family peptidase, with translation MTPPTTLTTLLPAAVLLAAATVMPAHPARADAATTAPYVVVLKNATSRAPTRALAAEAADAGDQVGAVYDAALSGFAVRTTAARAAVLAADPRVASVEPDTRFRISDTTVTQRPAPWALDRLDQRKLPLDGSYAYGSKGEGVTVYVIDTGINTLHREFGGRARFGYNAVFLQSKTDCNGHGTHVAGTVGGATYGVAKGVSLVGVKVADCRGDGSLSAILKGIDWMVKDVARGARRPGAGPVVANMSMGGTRSRAMDAAVARAVASGITFTVAAGNAGKDACVGSPSNVPQAITVGATDSADRHPAFSNHGRCVDLSAPGVSVTSAWKGSTTALARASGTSMAAPHVAGAAALVLAAGTARTPDQVGRVLLGAALANRITGLPAGTPNRLLHLPAKTPPTPTPTPTPTPTPTPTPTPTPMP
- a CDS encoding sugar phosphate isomerase/epimerase, whose amino-acid sequence is MTSSPPALTRIRVGSAPDSWGVWFPEDPRQTPWERFLDEVADAGYEWIELGPYGYLPTDPARLADETAKRGLRVSAGTVFTGLHHGPAVWEQTWEHVSRIAALTRAMGADRLVVIPSFWRDDKTGEVLEDRELTPAQWRDLAAQTERLGREVRERHGLRIVVHPHADTHIDTPRHVARFLDATDPELVSLCLDTGHYAYCGGDSVEAIETFGERIGYLHLKQVDPRILAEVVADGVPFGPAVARGVMCEPPAGVPALEPVLAAAQRLGVELFAIVEQDMYPCPPDRPLPIARRTRAYLRSCGAR